In Rickettsiales bacterium, the following proteins share a genomic window:
- a CDS encoding DUF983 domain-containing protein: protein MNFLSLKCPRCLEGEIFSSKIKIKHNEKCSECDLDFSSLDIGDAPSYCVGFVICFLIPILAIIFDVYFTPNLVTHIFLWIPITIILAYLLLLYVRSYFVYKCYEYPQK, encoded by the coding sequence ATGAATTTCCTATCATTAAAATGCCCTAGATGCTTAGAGGGCGAGATTTTTAGCTCTAAAATAAAAATTAAACATAACGAAAAATGTTCTGAATGTGATTTAGATTTTTCCTCGCTTGATATTGGTGATGCACCTTCTTACTGCGTTGGTTTTGTAATATGTTTTCTAATTCCTATTCTCGCAATTATATTTGATGTTTATTTTACTCCAAATCTCGTAACGCATATTTTTCTATGGATTCCAATTACAATTATTTTAGCATATTTATTGTTATTATATGTTAGAAGTTACTTTGTTTATAAATGTTATGAATATCCTCAAAAATGA
- a CDS encoding cytochrome c oxidase subunit 3, producing MAGTHDHHHKNHPYHIIELSPLPLLTSLSLLFLAVGAVLFMHEYHHSGRLLILGFAAVVACLYFWWRKVVLEGLEEKAHNNFVQNGLRIGMALFIASEVMFFFAFFFSYFTSFFQAIWFGLTEYDFANLALTTNDLTWPPKGIKTFDPWDLPFLNTLILLLSGTSVTWAHWGVLNNDKKALVQGLGWTVFLGVLFTGFQAYEYSHAAFAIDTNNYSSNFFMATGFHGFHVIVGTIFLFVCWIRAIRGQLTSENHLGFEFAAWYWHFVDVVWLFLFVVIYWWGK from the coding sequence ATGGCAGGAACACACGATCATCATCACAAAAATCACCCTTATCATATTATTGAGTTATCTCCACTTCCGCTTTTAACAAGCCTATCTTTGCTATTTTTAGCGGTCGGTGCGGTATTATTCATGCATGAATATCACCATTCAGGAAGGCTGTTAATACTAGGTTTTGCTGCAGTTGTTGCGTGTTTGTATTTCTGGTGGAGGAAAGTTGTTTTGGAAGGCTTGGAAGAAAAAGCCCATAATAACTTTGTTCAAAACGGCCTTAGAATTGGTATGGCGTTGTTTATCGCATCTGAGGTTATGTTCTTTTTTGCGTTTTTCTTTTCATATTTTACCAGCTTTTTCCAAGCAATTTGGTTTGGTTTAACAGAATATGATTTTGCAAATCTAGCTTTAACTACAAATGATTTAACTTGGCCACCAAAAGGCATAAAAACCTTTGATCCTTGGGATTTACCATTCTTAAATACTCTCATTCTTTTGCTCTCTGGAACATCAGTAACTTGGGCTCATTGGGGTGTTCTCAACAATGATAAAAAAGCACTTGTCCAAGGCCTTGGTTGGACGGTTTTTCTTGGCGTTCTATTCACGGGCTTTCAAGCTTATGAATATTCCCACGCGGCATTTGCGATTGATACTAATAATTATAGCTCTAACTTCTTTATGGCAACTGGCTTTCACGGCTTCCATGTGATTGTTGGAACAATCTTTTTATTTGTATGCTGGATAAGGGCAATTAGGGGGCAATTAACTTCTGAAAATCATTTAGGCTTTGAGTTCGCCGCTTGGTATTGGCACTTCGTGGATGTTGTGTGGCTATTCCTATTCGTGGTTATTTACTGGTGGGGTAAATAG